A DNA window from Anaerocolumna sp. AGMB13020 contains the following coding sequences:
- a CDS encoding SRPBCC family protein yields the protein MSNRHTITIQTTVNAPVEKVWKAFNEPEHIKRWNSASEDWHTTASENDLKTGGSFRSRMEAKDGSFGFDFSGTYDEIILHETIKYTLEDGRKVSINFKSIGNQTQITEAFEAEEENPVKMQEEGWQAILNNFKRYTEETSI from the coding sequence ATGAGTAACAGACATACGATAACGATTCAAACAACTGTTAATGCACCTGTAGAAAAAGTATGGAAAGCCTTTAATGAGCCTGAACATATAAAAAGGTGGAACAGTGCTTCTGAGGATTGGCATACCACCGCCTCAGAAAATGATTTAAAAACAGGTGGAAGTTTTCGGTCCAGAATGGAAGCAAAGGACGGAAGCTTTGGCTTTGATTTTTCAGGAACTTATGACGAGATTATATTACATGAGACTATCAAATATACCTTAGAGGATGGTAGAAAAGTCTCAATAAATTTTAAGAGTATAGGAAATCAGACCCAAATTACAGAAGCATTTGAAGCGGAAGAAGAAAACCCTGTTAAAATGCAGGAAGAGGGTTGGCAGGCAATACTGAACAATTTTAAAAGGTATACGGAAGAAACATCGATATAA
- a CDS encoding DUF2339 domain-containing protein, with the protein MKSPEERITELEQRVALLESIIKRSEINRTPDTEVHGTVSQMPVNQMPVNQMPVNQMLVNQMPVNQTQANQMLDNQMPNQRRPLNQRTAGSRSSTQRQSLNQRTNSSPQVNNKKDKEALIGKYIIGVLAAVLIFVGAISFIGLVWNRMTPGIKISLLAVSGIVLSVFGFWFLRTRRNPITSIILGTGAGLLFITILSANLAFHMIGNNLSIILAGFWAVLFMISTRYTKLFFTSVIAYIGSYITLILGLLLIKGDRDLLLLILFSTVIAAVMFYTTFKGKNFEIIISIMMSFVSYSTILVRCYADGIFGDDPLLKGYFLQIAIVLIIYMLLNFLFKVRINTDLVLFYFVVSIVTTILTVLAMTYLNVIYLDISIRHIYLLFFAVNLVQFILNYILHKWIEKWLTIYYSIMLTITALLINIELIGDPTGIVLIGLLLLACGKIFKREEQTLLIGAIVVVDSFFLLRFPSNNPICAVFGLIQLALMGYLLWSCVSLKRYVQLHLLKLFAVPVVIFCCFGIPSNIVRLFESSSRNTYLDNIAGYLLLIIAVIALIKIDYFKSWKNEQFKLFGVNESLENDTTLDIVLYTLTTGLYLYGLWGVSSSDKVMIQLIFTLAVIAVALLQTRIFLQGKLRNNTVTGIWIVLKYLILTWTILGSFLDLGFISVVYSIAGLVVAIVSITVGFKLKVKSIRLYGLILTIIMVAKFILVDLIQENSITKVLALIMGGGLCFFISYIYNKLSESTK; encoded by the coding sequence ATGAAATCACCAGAGGAGAGAATTACGGAGCTGGAACAAAGGGTAGCTCTTTTAGAAAGTATCATAAAAAGGTCAGAAATAAATAGAACACCCGATACGGAAGTACATGGTACAGTAAGTCAAATGCCAGTTAATCAAATGCCAGTGAATCAAATGCCAGTGAATCAAATGCTGGTGAACCAAATGCCAGTGAACCAAACGCAAGCGAACCAAATGTTAGACAATCAAATGCCTAATCAAAGACGCCCTTTAAATCAAAGAACGGCTGGCTCCAGGTCTTCTACCCAAAGGCAGTCACTGAATCAAAGAACAAATTCATCACCTCAGGTAAATAATAAAAAAGACAAAGAGGCTCTGATTGGAAAGTATATTATCGGGGTATTGGCAGCAGTGCTCATTTTCGTTGGTGCAATATCCTTTATAGGTTTAGTGTGGAACCGAATGACTCCAGGTATTAAAATATCACTATTGGCTGTCTCAGGTATTGTATTATCTGTATTTGGTTTCTGGTTTCTAAGGACAAGACGAAATCCCATAACCTCCATAATACTTGGAACAGGAGCAGGATTACTGTTTATCACCATATTATCTGCCAATCTGGCATTTCATATGATTGGAAACAACTTATCAATTATATTAGCGGGATTTTGGGCAGTATTGTTTATGATCTCGACCCGTTATACGAAACTGTTCTTCACATCTGTAATAGCTTACATAGGCAGTTACATAACCTTGATTTTAGGTTTACTGCTAATAAAAGGGGACAGAGATTTATTATTATTGATATTGTTTAGCACGGTTATAGCAGCAGTTATGTTTTATACAACCTTTAAAGGAAAGAATTTCGAAATAATTATTAGCATAATGATGTCCTTCGTCAGCTATAGCACCATTTTAGTTCGATGTTATGCAGACGGTATTTTTGGTGATGATCCGCTTTTAAAGGGGTATTTTCTGCAAATTGCAATTGTATTAATCATATATATGCTTTTGAATTTCTTGTTCAAGGTAAGAATCAATACAGACTTGGTTCTGTTCTATTTTGTGGTGAGTATCGTCACGACGATATTAACTGTTTTAGCTATGACATACTTAAATGTGATTTATCTTGATATAAGCATACGGCATATATATCTGCTATTTTTCGCTGTGAATCTGGTTCAGTTTATACTGAACTATATATTACATAAATGGATTGAAAAATGGCTGACAATATACTACAGCATAATGCTGACAATCACAGCTTTACTGATAAATATTGAACTTATTGGTGATCCTACGGGAATTGTACTGATTGGACTGTTATTACTTGCCTGCGGGAAAATCTTTAAGCGGGAAGAACAGACGCTGCTGATAGGGGCAATTGTGGTAGTTGATTCATTTTTTCTGCTTCGTTTTCCTTCCAATAATCCAATTTGTGCGGTTTTTGGTCTGATACAGCTAGCACTGATGGGATATCTGTTATGGAGTTGTGTCAGCTTAAAGCGATATGTACAGCTACACCTGTTAAAATTATTCGCTGTTCCAGTGGTTATATTTTGCTGTTTTGGTATCCCCTCCAATATTGTCAGACTTTTTGAGAGTTCCAGCAGAAATACATATCTTGATAATATAGCAGGGTATCTTCTTCTTATTATCGCCGTCATAGCTTTGATAAAAATTGATTACTTCAAGAGCTGGAAGAATGAACAGTTCAAGCTGTTTGGCGTAAATGAATCCCTGGAGAATGATACGACCCTGGACATAGTTCTATATACTCTTACGACCGGCTTATATTTATATGGACTGTGGGGAGTATCCAGTTCAGACAAGGTAATGATACAATTAATATTTACGCTGGCTGTAATAGCAGTTGCCTTATTACAAACAAGAATCTTCTTACAGGGAAAGCTGCGTAATAATACAGTAACTGGTATCTGGATTGTTCTTAAATATTTGATATTAACCTGGACTATACTGGGTTCGTTCTTAGACTTAGGTTTTATATCGGTAGTCTATAGCATAGCCGGCCTGGTTGTTGCAATCGTAAGTATAACCGTTGGTTTTAAGCTGAAAGTAAAAAGTATCAGATTATATGGTCTGATTTTGACAATTATTATGGTAGCAAAGTTCATACTGGTGGATTTGATTCAGGAAAACTCTATTACCAAGGTTCTTGCACTGATAATGGGAGGAGGATTATGCTTCTTCATCAGTTATATCTATAATAAATTAAGCGAGTCAACAAAATAA
- a CDS encoding dicarboxylate/amino acid:cation symporter has product MNIDWLSAAALAVVFVLFIIIYKLQKKKVNFTAIILGSLVAGIIIGIIFSGHTSWVMPIGKIYVSTLTAIVSPLIIISILSSITSLGSTAQLKGIGLRSIVWLLTTTLLAILLSLGLGLTFGIGRNSYLSLEGIDAQNFKSKVVPFTQVLIGFFPRNVVSDIAEENTIPMILFAVLIAVSYVLVANKNREKVAIFKSFVEAVKEIIFKAVDFIISLTPYAVLALIATATGNGVSRSGIMWSLLVLLIVSFLAFALDTWVINAVLLKAFAKLSPLKFFRKILPAQVVGFSTQSSAGTLPISTGILVKKIGIDPQVANFTAPLGTTIGMPGCAGIWPVLVAIYGINGLGINYEVKDYILLAIVSLFVSLGTAGVPGTATITTASVLTALGLPLELIVLSIPISAIADTGRTATNITGAMVASAIVGRQEHGINDNIFNDVDIYEAEDSTEPKEEAAISDTEPDNGIPIGAGCRL; this is encoded by the coding sequence ATGAATATAGACTGGTTATCAGCAGCAGCGCTAGCGGTTGTATTTGTACTTTTTATCATAATCTATAAGCTGCAGAAAAAGAAAGTAAATTTCACTGCAATTATTTTAGGTTCTTTAGTGGCAGGTATCATAATAGGAATAATTTTCTCGGGTCATACCTCCTGGGTAATGCCCATTGGTAAGATTTATGTCAGTACACTGACTGCGATTGTAAGTCCTTTGATTATAATATCAATCCTCAGCAGTATTACCTCCCTGGGGTCTACTGCCCAGTTAAAAGGCATAGGTTTACGTTCCATTGTATGGCTGCTTACCACTACCTTACTTGCCATATTACTGTCACTTGGACTGGGGTTGACCTTTGGTATCGGAAGAAATTCCTATCTTTCCCTGGAAGGAATCGATGCACAAAATTTTAAAAGTAAGGTCGTTCCTTTTACCCAGGTGCTGATAGGCTTCTTTCCTCGTAATGTTGTCAGTGACATAGCAGAAGAAAATACGATTCCCATGATTTTATTTGCGGTACTCATTGCAGTTTCCTATGTATTAGTAGCGAATAAAAACCGTGAAAAGGTAGCGATTTTTAAAAGCTTTGTTGAAGCTGTAAAAGAAATTATATTTAAAGCAGTAGATTTTATTATCAGCCTGACACCTTATGCAGTATTAGCATTAATCGCTACAGCGACAGGAAACGGCGTCAGCAGATCAGGAATTATGTGGTCTCTGCTAGTACTCCTCATTGTATCCTTCCTTGCTTTCGCTTTGGATACCTGGGTTATAAATGCAGTGTTGTTAAAGGCCTTTGCAAAGCTCAGCCCACTAAAGTTCTTCCGTAAGATATTGCCGGCTCAGGTGGTTGGATTTTCCACACAGTCCAGTGCAGGAACCTTACCTATATCAACGGGAATATTAGTGAAGAAAATTGGTATAGATCCTCAGGTTGCAAATTTTACCGCACCTCTTGGTACTACTATAGGAATGCCCGGATGCGCCGGAATATGGCCGGTTCTTGTTGCTATCTATGGTATTAACGGACTTGGAATAAATTATGAGGTAAAGGATTACATTCTTTTAGCGATTGTCAGTTTGTTCGTATCTCTTGGAACAGCAGGAGTACCCGGTACAGCTACAATTACAACAGCAAGTGTTCTGACTGCGTTAGGGCTGCCATTGGAGCTTATCGTGCTTAGTATTCCTATTTCAGCAATAGCTGATACAGGGCGAACTGCTACCAATATCACCGGTGCAATGGTAGCTTCTGCTATTGTAGGAAGACAGGAACATGGTATTAACGACAACATTTTTAACGATGTGGATATTTATGAAGCAGAGGATTCCACGGAGCCGAAGGAGGAAGCTGCCATAAGTGATACAGAACCTGATAATGGTATACCCATCGGTGCAGGATGCAGATTATAG
- a CDS encoding MGMT family protein, producing the protein MIRSELYQKIYEIVADIPEGKVATYGQIAWMAGRPGAPRIVGYAMRIVPYELKIPCHRVVNKAGKMAPDHVFGGEQLQRTILEQEGVTFLNNGCIDMKKCQWMMYDPDEEAGNQYRL; encoded by the coding sequence ATGATTCGTTCAGAATTGTATCAGAAAATATATGAGATCGTAGCAGATATTCCGGAGGGAAAGGTGGCTACTTACGGGCAGATAGCCTGGATGGCCGGAAGACCCGGTGCACCACGTATAGTTGGTTATGCAATGAGGATAGTTCCCTATGAGCTTAAGATACCCTGCCACAGAGTAGTTAACAAAGCAGGTAAAATGGCGCCTGACCACGTCTTTGGAGGAGAGCAGCTTCAACGCACCATACTCGAACAGGAGGGAGTTACCTTTCTGAATAACGGATGTATCGATATGAAGAAATGTCAATGGATGATGTACGATCCGGATGAAGAGGCAGGCAATCAATATAGACTTTAA
- a CDS encoding sensor domain-containing diguanylate cyclase: MNQNSVSNEKLLEIINVQTEVAQQGMDLGCIMDLVTQRTQQITYADGASVELIEDKELVYSAASGMAEKFLGLRLKIDNSLSGECIKARIPLISNDIELDDRVNKIACRQIGLNSMIVVPLICRGEVVGIIKVLSSNAGHFKEEDIKILELMSGLIAAEMFSAMRNEESELLFKATHDSLTGISNRALFYDRLRQKLAKAANRQENFGIITLDMDGLKEINDKLGHRAGDAAIKEIAVRIKTSLQEMDLVSRLGGDEFGIIAGNVSDKNEIVAMIHQIDSKITRPFEFEGQNVNLRASIGYALFSEDGIELEVLIEKADKSMYEVKRERKGAANVR; this comes from the coding sequence TTGAACCAAAACAGTGTAAGTAATGAAAAACTGTTGGAGATTATTAATGTACAGACTGAAGTAGCACAGCAAGGAATGGATCTGGGGTGTATTATGGATTTAGTAACACAGAGAACACAACAGATTACATATGCTGACGGTGCTTCCGTAGAATTAATTGAGGATAAGGAACTCGTCTATAGCGCTGCCTCCGGAATGGCTGAAAAATTCCTGGGCTTGCGTTTGAAAATAGATAACAGCCTTTCGGGAGAATGCATTAAGGCAAGAATTCCGTTAATAAGTAATGATATAGAATTGGATGACCGGGTCAATAAAATTGCATGCAGGCAAATTGGGCTGAATTCTATGATAGTTGTACCTTTGATTTGCAGAGGTGAGGTTGTTGGTATAATAAAGGTGCTTTCTTCAAATGCAGGGCATTTCAAAGAAGAAGACATTAAGATATTGGAACTTATGTCAGGGCTTATCGCTGCAGAGATGTTTAGTGCAATGAGAAATGAAGAAAGTGAGTTGTTATTCAAGGCTACCCATGACAGTCTGACCGGAATATCAAATAGGGCGTTATTCTACGACCGCTTACGTCAGAAATTAGCAAAAGCAGCAAACCGCCAAGAGAATTTTGGAATTATTACACTTGATATGGATGGCTTAAAAGAAATCAATGATAAGCTCGGACATCGGGCTGGCGATGCAGCCATCAAAGAAATTGCGGTTCGAATCAAAACTTCCTTACAGGAAATGGACTTGGTATCCAGACTAGGTGGAGATGAATTTGGAATTATTGCGGGTAATGTGTCAGATAAAAATGAAATTGTAGCTATGATTCACCAAATTGATAGTAAAATCACAAGACCCTTTGAGTTTGAAGGGCAGAATGTAAACTTAAGAGCCAGTATCGGTTATGCTCTTTTTAGTGAAGATGGGATAGAACTTGAGGTTTTAATAGAAAAAGCGGATAAATCCATGTATGAAGTGAAAAGAGAGCGCAAGGGAGCAGCAAACGTGCGATAA
- a CDS encoding PadR family transcriptional regulator — protein sequence MAIDKSLLSGSTTMLILKLLDKKDMYGYQMIEELHQQSNKTFELKAGTLYPLLHGLEREGMVKAYDDSADSLRVRKYYHITKKGKKQLAEKKEEWNLYTNAVNNILNGGISFGIS from the coding sequence ATGGCGATTGATAAAAGTTTGCTCTCAGGAAGTACAACCATGCTAATATTAAAGCTTTTGGATAAGAAAGATATGTATGGTTATCAGATGATAGAAGAATTGCATCAGCAATCCAATAAAACCTTTGAGTTGAAAGCAGGTACCCTATATCCCTTATTGCATGGTTTGGAGCGTGAAGGTATGGTGAAGGCCTATGATGACAGTGCGGATAGCTTAAGAGTTAGAAAATACTATCATATAACGAAAAAAGGGAAGAAGCAGCTTGCTGAGAAGAAAGAGGAATGGAATCTATATACCAATGCGGTCAATAATATACTAAATGGAGGTATAAGCTTTGGAATCAGTTGA
- a CDS encoding FtsW/RodA/SpoVE family cell cycle protein — MESVDKLKEYKEEVCKQIRWKRVHEPVARELEAHMMDQVDNYLRQGDSEETAVYKTILDMGDPVAVGTQLDRIHRPKSQISMIIFTISLLLIGLVIQTFLVHDIAHPVNLPKLIVAAVLGIGFMFLAYYGDFTLIGRYPKALLLATVTISVGMLIVAPEVNGRPYFFISTFVTFSLACISLILPLALTGIIFVTRKYGYIGLFLLNLVILGLTFLTYRTSSIGNAAFFFATAIILTGAAIYKGWYPVNKKVGYIIEVLTSIATLVVVFLQDSYYIVNRLQIVMNPGMDAYGKGYFGVMIRELLHNARFVGKGVIPEVYNHSVFPLPSIHSDYLLTYFIINWGWLFFCVLLVVFAVFLICGFRITFRQKNLLGFLVSLAVMLTITFETCNYIAWNLGFLLVSPITLPLISYGNAALCIHLFLIGIMLSVFRSDSSVSDTRLYYQKGGFIQWKDRCLTIDFNKYRAD, encoded by the coding sequence TTGGAATCAGTTGATAAATTAAAAGAATATAAAGAGGAAGTATGTAAGCAGATCAGGTGGAAGCGGGTTCATGAGCCTGTAGCCAGGGAATTAGAAGCTCATATGATGGATCAAGTAGATAATTATTTAAGACAGGGGGATTCCGAAGAGACTGCGGTATATAAGACTATTCTGGATATGGGAGACCCTGTGGCAGTAGGTACTCAGCTTGATCGTATACACAGGCCAAAATCTCAAATTAGTATGATTATATTTACAATTTCATTACTCCTGATAGGTTTAGTGATTCAGACCTTCTTAGTGCATGACATTGCTCATCCTGTCAATCTTCCCAAGCTGATAGTTGCGGCTGTTCTTGGCATCGGCTTTATGTTTCTGGCATATTACGGAGACTTTACCTTAATAGGAAGGTATCCAAAAGCACTTTTGCTTGCAACTGTAACCATTTCAGTTGGTATGCTGATAGTGGCACCTGAAGTAAACGGGAGACCGTATTTTTTCATTTCTACTTTCGTCACATTCAGCCTTGCCTGCATTTCACTTATATTGCCCCTTGCATTAACTGGAATTATTTTTGTAACAAGAAAGTATGGTTATATCGGGCTTTTCCTCTTAAATCTTGTAATACTGGGATTAACATTTCTTACATACAGAACATCTTCTATTGGAAATGCAGCATTCTTCTTTGCTACGGCTATCATACTTACCGGTGCCGCTATATACAAAGGATGGTATCCGGTGAATAAAAAGGTGGGCTATATAATAGAAGTTTTAACAAGTATAGCAACTCTTGTAGTAGTTTTTTTACAAGACAGTTATTATATTGTAAATCGTTTGCAGATAGTAATGAATCCTGGAATGGATGCGTATGGAAAAGGATATTTTGGTGTAATGATAAGAGAGCTGCTTCATAATGCCAGATTTGTTGGAAAAGGGGTAATACCGGAAGTTTATAACCATTCCGTATTTCCGCTTCCGTCGATTCATTCCGATTATTTGTTGACTTACTTTATCATTAATTGGGGGTGGCTTTTCTTCTGTGTTTTATTAGTAGTTTTTGCCGTCTTTCTTATATGCGGATTCCGGATAACCTTCAGGCAAAAGAATCTATTGGGTTTTTTAGTTTCCCTTGCGGTAATGCTAACGATAACCTTTGAAACCTGTAACTACATTGCATGGAATTTAGGGTTTTTGCTCGTATCACCTATTACACTGCCGTTGATTTCTTATGGTAATGCAGCTTTATGTATACATTTGTTCTTGATTGGCATTATGCTGTCAGTATTTCGCAGTGATTCTAGTGTATCGGATACCAGACTCTATTA